A genomic stretch from Cardiocondyla obscurior isolate alpha-2009 linkage group LG10, Cobs3.1, whole genome shotgun sequence includes:
- the Eif2beta gene encoding eukaryotic translation initiation factor 2 subunit 2 isoform X2, producing the protein MSEEDSVFDPTLKKKKKKKKTAFDIDAAFNEGGSGGDTSENAIDKENQESEPIVVEDDETLDLENFGKKKKKKKKAFNLDELEAALPDTKKEEPIEQQVEEIMVDDDFDLDMDFSKTKKKKKKKKDLDELVAEEERKEIEDKENEEPSLWVGSDRDYTYDELLVRVFNIMREKNPDMVAGKKQKFVMRPPQVVRIGTKKTSFANFTEICKTLHRQPKHLLDFLLAELGTSGSVDGNSQLIIKGRFQQKQIENVLRRYIKEYVTCHTCRSPDTILQKDTRLFFLQCETCGSRCSVASIKSGFQAVTGKRAAIRAKTA; encoded by the exons ATGTCGGAGGAAGATTCG GTATTTGATCCGActctaaaaaagaagaagaagaaaaagaagaccgCTTTTGATATTGATGCAGCTTTTAATGAAGGAGGTAGTGGTGGTGATACATCCGAAAATGCTATTGACAAAGAAAATCAGGAATCAGAACCAATAGTAGTTGAAGATGACGAAACATTGGATTTGGAAAactttggtaaaaaaaaaaagaaaaagaaaaaggcatTTAATTTAGATGAATTAGAAGCAGCTTTGCCTGACACAAAAAAAGag gAGCCTATAGAGCAACAGGTCGAAGAAATCATGGTAGATGATGACTTCGATTTAGATATGGATTTCTcaaagacgaagaaaaagaaaaaaaagaagaaggaccTCGACGAATTGGTAGCTGAAGAAGAGCGCAAGGAGATCGAAGATAAGGAGAATG AGGAACCAAGTTTATGGGTAGGCTCGGATAGAGACTATACATATGACGAATTATTAGTTAGAGTGTTTAATATCATGCGAGAAAAGAATCCCGACATGGTGGCTGGTAAAAAGCAGAAGTTTGTTATGCGTCCGCCGCAAGTGGTGCGCATTGGAACAAAGAAAACATCTTTTGCTAATTTCACCGAG ATTTGTAAAACATTGCATAGACAGCCAAAACATTTACTAGACTTTTTGCTGGCGGAGTTGGGTACGAGCGGTTCTGTTGATGGTAACAGTCAGCTAATTATTAAAGGCCGCTTTCAACAGAAACAAATAGAAAACGTTCTTAGAAGATATATCAAAGAATACGTCACGTGTCACACATGTCGCTCGCCCGACACTATCCTTCAAAAGGACACTCGACTCTTTTTCTTGCAATGCGAAACTTGCGGTTCGAGATGTTCTGTCGCCAGCATAAAATCTGGATTCCAa
- the Eif2beta gene encoding eukaryotic translation initiation factor 2 subunit 2 isoform X3 codes for MSEEDSVFDPTLKKKKKKKKTAFDIDAAFNEGGSGGDTSENAIDKENQESEPIVVEDDETLDLENFGKKKKKKKKAFNLDELEAALPDTKKEEPIEQQVEEIMVDDDFDLDMDFSKTKKKKKKKKDLDELVAEEERKEIEDKENGCTESERSAEYEEPSLWVGSDRDYTYDELLVRVFNIMREKNPDMVAGKKQKFVMRPPQVVRIGTKKTSFANFTEICKTLHRQPKHLLDFLLAELGTSGSVDGNSQLIIKGRFQQKQIENVLRRYIKEYVTCHTCRSPDTILQKDTRLFFLQCETCGSRCSVASIKSGFQAVTGKRAAIRAKTA; via the exons ATGTCGGAGGAAGATTCG GTATTTGATCCGActctaaaaaagaagaagaagaaaaagaagaccgCTTTTGATATTGATGCAGCTTTTAATGAAGGAGGTAGTGGTGGTGATACATCCGAAAATGCTATTGACAAAGAAAATCAGGAATCAGAACCAATAGTAGTTGAAGATGACGAAACATTGGATTTGGAAAactttggtaaaaaaaaaaagaaaaagaaaaaggcatTTAATTTAGATGAATTAGAAGCAGCTTTGCCTGACACAAAAAAAGag gAGCCTATAGAGCAACAGGTCGAAGAAATCATGGTAGATGATGACTTCGATTTAGATATGGATTTCTcaaagacgaagaaaaagaaaaaaaagaagaaggaccTCGACGAATTGGTAGCTGAAGAAGAGCGCAAGGAGATCGAAGATAAGGAGAATG GCTGCACTGAATCTGAGCGAAGTGCAGAGTATG AGGAACCAAGTTTATGGGTAGGCTCGGATAGAGACTATACATATGACGAATTATTAGTTAGAGTGTTTAATATCATGCGAGAAAAGAATCCCGACATGGTGGCTGGTAAAAAGCAGAAGTTTGTTATGCGTCCGCCGCAAGTGGTGCGCATTGGAACAAAGAAAACATCTTTTGCTAATTTCACCGAG ATTTGTAAAACATTGCATAGACAGCCAAAACATTTACTAGACTTTTTGCTGGCGGAGTTGGGTACGAGCGGTTCTGTTGATGGTAACAGTCAGCTAATTATTAAAGGCCGCTTTCAACAGAAACAAATAGAAAACGTTCTTAGAAGATATATCAAAGAATACGTCACGTGTCACACATGTCGCTCGCCCGACACTATCCTTCAAAAGGACACTCGACTCTTTTTCTTGCAATGCGAAACTTGCGGTTCGAGATGTTCTGTCGCCAGCATAAAATCTGGATTCCAa
- the Eif2beta gene encoding eukaryotic translation initiation factor 2 subunit 2 isoform X1, which yields MSEEDSVFDPTLKKKKKKKKTAFDIDAAFNEGGSGGDTSENAIDKENQESEPIVVEDDETLDLENFGKKKKKKKKAFNLDELEAALPDTKKEEPIEQQVEEIMVDDDFDLDMDFSKTKKKKKKKKDLDELVAEEERKEIEDKENVEEPSLWVGSDRDYTYDELLVRVFNIMREKNPDMVAGKKQKFVMRPPQVVRIGTKKTSFANFTEICKTLHRQPKHLLDFLLAELGTSGSVDGNSQLIIKGRFQQKQIENVLRRYIKEYVTCHTCRSPDTILQKDTRLFFLQCETCGSRCSVASIKSGFQAVTGKRAAIRAKTA from the exons ATGTCGGAGGAAGATTCG GTATTTGATCCGActctaaaaaagaagaagaagaaaaagaagaccgCTTTTGATATTGATGCAGCTTTTAATGAAGGAGGTAGTGGTGGTGATACATCCGAAAATGCTATTGACAAAGAAAATCAGGAATCAGAACCAATAGTAGTTGAAGATGACGAAACATTGGATTTGGAAAactttggtaaaaaaaaaaagaaaaagaaaaaggcatTTAATTTAGATGAATTAGAAGCAGCTTTGCCTGACACAAAAAAAGag gAGCCTATAGAGCAACAGGTCGAAGAAATCATGGTAGATGATGACTTCGATTTAGATATGGATTTCTcaaagacgaagaaaaagaaaaaaaagaagaaggaccTCGACGAATTGGTAGCTGAAGAAGAGCGCAAGGAGATCGAAGATAAGGAGAATG TAGAGGAACCAAGTTTATGGGTAGGCTCGGATAGAGACTATACATATGACGAATTATTAGTTAGAGTGTTTAATATCATGCGAGAAAAGAATCCCGACATGGTGGCTGGTAAAAAGCAGAAGTTTGTTATGCGTCCGCCGCAAGTGGTGCGCATTGGAACAAAGAAAACATCTTTTGCTAATTTCACCGAG ATTTGTAAAACATTGCATAGACAGCCAAAACATTTACTAGACTTTTTGCTGGCGGAGTTGGGTACGAGCGGTTCTGTTGATGGTAACAGTCAGCTAATTATTAAAGGCCGCTTTCAACAGAAACAAATAGAAAACGTTCTTAGAAGATATATCAAAGAATACGTCACGTGTCACACATGTCGCTCGCCCGACACTATCCTTCAAAAGGACACTCGACTCTTTTTCTTGCAATGCGAAACTTGCGGTTCGAGATGTTCTGTCGCCAGCATAAAATCTGGATTCCAa